One window of Methanobacterium alkalithermotolerans genomic DNA carries:
- a CDS encoding YcaO-related McrA-glycine thioamidation protein: MFSDIQVKYFGCTHRALKPSQTIKNVEKKLKTAGVTRVTEITHLDRVGIPVYSAIRPTAQEGAVSIYAGKGATTQQAKASAMMESFERYSAEKQVSDKKRIVKGSYGDISNSLNPESLILPHKISLNENLEWIESQDIFSEDKIMIPANSVFHPYECNHAINLFKSNTNGLASGNVLEEAVFHGITEVIERDAWSIFEVKKESTTEIDCDGVDNPIITDLMGKFKKAGIEIKLMDLTADIKVTTMAAVADDAVLKDPALLTLGVGTHLDPEIAAIRAITEVAQSRATQIHGTREDTVRAVFMRKAGYERMKRINRHWFGESKKIICLDELKNKSCSSFREDIEIATKEIKKCGIKKAFYVDLTRDEVKVPVVRVIIPGMELFSVDPDRKGKRLKN, encoded by the coding sequence ATGTTTTCTGATATTCAGGTTAAATATTTTGGATGTACTCATCGAGCCCTGAAACCTTCCCAAACCATAAAAAATGTGGAAAAAAAATTAAAAACCGCAGGGGTTACCCGTGTAACTGAAATTACTCATCTGGACCGGGTAGGAATTCCAGTTTACTCTGCCATCCGCCCTACTGCCCAGGAAGGTGCAGTAAGCATATATGCAGGTAAAGGAGCAACCACCCAGCAAGCTAAGGCTTCAGCTATGATGGAATCCTTTGAAAGATATTCTGCAGAAAAGCAAGTATCAGATAAAAAAAGAATTGTCAAAGGTAGTTATGGGGACATTTCCAATAGTTTAAATCCCGAATCACTTATTTTACCCCATAAAATATCCTTAAATGAAAATTTAGAATGGATAGAATCACAGGATATCTTCTCTGAAGATAAAATTATGATTCCCGCTAATTCTGTTTTCCATCCGTATGAATGTAACCATGCCATTAACCTATTTAAATCCAATACCAATGGATTGGCTTCAGGCAATGTGCTGGAAGAAGCTGTATTCCATGGAATTACCGAAGTAATTGAAAGAGATGCCTGGAGTATATTTGAAGTTAAAAAAGAAAGTACCACTGAAATTGATTGTGATGGTGTTGATAACCCCATAATAACCGATTTAATGGGCAAATTTAAAAAAGCAGGGATTGAGATTAAGTTGATGGATCTTACTGCCGATATTAAGGTTACCACTATGGCGGCTGTAGCAGATGATGCTGTATTAAAAGATCCTGCCCTTTTAACCCTGGGAGTGGGAACTCATCTGGACCCTGAAATTGCAGCAATAAGAGCTATTACAGAAGTAGCCCAAAGTAGAGCTACGCAGATTCATGGAACCAGAGAAGATACTGTTAGAGCTGTTTTCATGAGAAAAGCCGGCTATGAACGTATGAAAAGAATAAATAGACATTGGTTTGGTGAATCAAAAAAAATAATTTGTCTGGATGAACTAAAAAATAAATCCTGCTCTTCTTTTAGAGAGGACATAGAAATTGCCACCAAAGAAATAAAAAAATGCGGGATTAAAAAAGCTTTTTATGTTGATTTAACCCGAGATGAAGTAAAAGTCCCTGTGGTTAGAGTTATAATACCTGGAATGGAATTATTTTCAGTGGATCCTGATAGGAAGGGAAAAAGGTTAAAAAATTAA
- a CDS encoding universal stress protein, with product MYKKILLPTDGSEYANKAAKHAQWIAKASGAEIIALAVMETSSLVGLPADDLIVRIKEMLEEEAERSLDKIDEIVEKDQNDVKITLKTEEGSPADVVLKTIKEEDIDLVVIGTSGKHGLDRFLLGSVAEKVVRSSSCPVLVVH from the coding sequence ATGTACAAGAAAATTCTATTGCCTACTGATGGTTCGGAGTATGCTAACAAGGCTGCAAAACACGCACAATGGATTGCCAAAGCTAGTGGTGCAGAAATAATTGCCTTAGCAGTTATGGAAACATCTTCTTTAGTAGGACTTCCTGCTGATGACTTGATTGTAAGGATTAAGGAAATGCTGGAAGAAGAAGCTGAAAGATCTCTGGATAAGATTGATGAAATCGTTGAAAAGGACCAAAATGATGTTAAGATAACATTAAAAACTGAAGAAGGTTCTCCTGCAGATGTAGTATTGAAGACCATCAAAGAGGAGGATATTGATTTAGTGGTTATTGGAACTTCTGGAAAACATGGTCTGGATAGATTTTTACTGGGCAGTGTAGCTGAAAAAGTTGTTCGATCATCCAGCTGTCCGGTTTTAGTGGTTCACTAA
- a CDS encoding PKD domain-containing protein, producing MWNNSRKIKTLIISFILIVTIFASSLAFNISTADAHILIIGDSFNDYPLSYSETNKLAQTLKSRGYEVLELYRENATSKNILKGMFNADAIIYAGHGGYQTGNYNNKGGSAKAPFAIVTSDSDYKWIWGVEDKMREGWNGELFYAPFKPGIPVIFLHACFSTGWVENYEVANPIETIYNFSRMFTGSGANYYATAWNGAEIIYDFLNGAENFKEANLQNWETITRSTLFNGTLIWKNTGGYAAFVGDWKGTFPTAIETTPYDNQAAEEWYNSKRIKSSTVSFFDVSKGPYYINQNITFFEKSHDTPYALIKYIWNWGDGNILYSDTPHNINYSYNAPGIFVVNHTVWNNQNQSASYCRTIEVINRNPIVDFKFNASNLFPGTPINFLSSSYDPDTGDSINSLKWNFGDGSSGSGPSLTHSYNKSGNYTVTLTATDSFGKSSSKSTKITINPPKVVATPKPDLIITSSRKSGRYLYVTIKNQGSAIAKNFHTRAWYGQSSSKNYKDIYTSSLASGASVTLKVPYSYKNGSIKVDFFNKVSESNENNNLRKF from the coding sequence ATGTGGAATAATTCTCGAAAAATAAAAACTTTAATAATTTCTTTTATACTCATAGTGACTATTTTTGCTTCATCTTTAGCATTTAACATTTCTACAGCAGATGCCCATATACTTATAATTGGGGATTCTTTTAATGACTATCCACTTTCTTATTCTGAGACAAATAAACTTGCACAAACTCTAAAATCTAGAGGTTATGAAGTTTTAGAACTTTATAGGGAAAATGCTACATCTAAAAATATTTTAAAGGGAATGTTCAATGCTGATGCCATAATTTATGCCGGTCATGGTGGATATCAAACTGGCAATTATAATAATAAGGGCGGTTCTGCTAAAGCTCCCTTTGCTATAGTCACCTCTGATTCTGATTATAAATGGATATGGGGTGTGGAAGATAAAATGAGGGAAGGATGGAATGGTGAATTATTTTATGCTCCCTTTAAACCAGGTATACCGGTTATATTTCTCCATGCATGCTTTTCTACAGGATGGGTAGAAAACTATGAAGTAGCCAATCCCATTGAAACCATATACAACTTTTCCCGCATGTTCACTGGTTCTGGAGCAAATTATTATGCTACGGCATGGAATGGTGCAGAAATAATTTACGACTTTTTAAATGGTGCTGAAAACTTTAAAGAGGCCAATCTTCAAAATTGGGAAACAATAACCCGAAGTACTCTTTTTAATGGAACACTTATCTGGAAAAATACCGGAGGATATGCTGCTTTTGTAGGTGATTGGAAAGGGACTTTTCCTACTGCAATAGAAACCACTCCCTATGATAACCAGGCAGCAGAAGAGTGGTACAATAGTAAACGGATTAAAAGCTCTACAGTATCTTTTTTTGATGTAAGTAAAGGCCCTTATTACATTAACCAGAATATAACTTTTTTTGAAAAATCCCATGATACACCTTATGCACTGATAAAATATATCTGGAACTGGGGTGATGGAAATATTCTTTATTCAGATACACCTCACAACATTAACTATTCTTATAATGCTCCTGGAATTTTCGTGGTTAATCATACGGTCTGGAATAATCAGAATCAGAGTGCCAGCTATTGCCGGACTATTGAAGTTATAAATCGCAATCCTATTGTTGATTTTAAGTTCAATGCTTCTAATCTTTTTCCGGGAACTCCTATTAATTTTTTATCCTCATCCTATGACCCTGATACAGGAGATAGTATTAATTCTTTAAAATGGAATTTTGGTGACGGATCCAGTGGCAGCGGACCTTCCCTAACCCATAGCTATAATAAAAGTGGAAACTACACAGTTACCCTCACTGCCACAGATAGTTTTGGAAAATCAAGTTCAAAATCTACTAAAATTACCATTAATCCTCCTAAAGTAGTAGCTACTCCTAAACCAGATTTAATAATAACCAGTTCTCGCAAATCAGGACGTTATTTATATGTCACCATCAAAAATCAGGGTTCGGCTATTGCTAAAAACTTCCACACCCGGGCATGGTATGGGCAATCTTCCTCTAAAAACTATAAAGATATCTATACTTCCAGTCTGGCTTCAGGGGCTTCTGTAACATTGAAAGTACCTTATTCTTATAAAAATGGCAGTATAAAGGTTGATTTTTTCAATAAAGTTTCTGAAAGCAATGAAAATAATAATCTCAGGAAATTCTAA
- the larE gene encoding ATP-dependent sacrificial sulfur transferase LarE, translating into MELEAKINTIRELLKNKKILLAFSGGADSTVVAKIASEVAKSVLAVTIDNGVMPSSCIQNAENIARQMGIDHMVISEDYLLDEHFKENKPNRCFICRNKMYSKLETVAQEKGFKCLVDGTNISDLLEDRPGIMVNYQKNIFSPLVESGMTQEDVLDFLKKENLEFSTSTTCLATRISTGSEITTKKINRISYAESLIKNLSSANFIRVRDQGDMGIIEVDSYSSLLNPNTLQHIDSELKAVGFKKVVLDIGDSSKKKKDLVVYKPCKDELNKIMFETELPYPINIELTCIELEKMGIVKCSPGMGIAMLEVEGRNVTIFKKGKIVARRVKDQEDAQKLLIKVLPKIRRFVSEI; encoded by the coding sequence ATGGAATTAGAAGCCAAAATAAATACCATTCGGGAACTGCTTAAAAATAAAAAAATACTTTTAGCTTTTTCAGGTGGAGCAGATAGTACTGTGGTGGCAAAGATTGCATCAGAAGTAGCTAAGAGTGTTCTAGCTGTCACTATTGATAATGGGGTAATGCCTTCTAGTTGCATTCAGAATGCAGAAAATATTGCCCGGCAGATGGGAATAGATCATATGGTTATAAGTGAAGATTACCTTCTAGATGAACATTTTAAAGAAAATAAACCCAATAGATGCTTTATATGTCGAAATAAAATGTATAGTAAATTAGAAACAGTAGCCCAGGAAAAGGGATTTAAATGTCTGGTGGATGGTACCAATATTAGTGATTTACTTGAAGATCGACCCGGTATTATGGTAAATTATCAGAAAAATATTTTCAGCCCATTAGTAGAATCAGGTATGACACAGGAAGATGTTTTAGATTTTCTGAAAAAAGAAAATTTGGAATTTTCTACCTCCACCACCTGTTTAGCCACCAGAATATCCACCGGAAGTGAGATAACTACTAAAAAAATTAATCGAATTTCTTATGCTGAATCTTTAATTAAGAACTTATCTTCGGCAAATTTTATTCGTGTTAGAGATCAGGGCGATATGGGTATAATTGAAGTGGATTCCTATAGCAGTCTGTTAAATCCTAATACTCTCCAGCATATAGATAGTGAACTAAAAGCAGTAGGTTTTAAAAAAGTTGTTCTGGATATTGGAGATTCCAGTAAGAAGAAGAAAGATTTAGTGGTCTACAAGCCCTGCAAAGATGAATTAAATAAAATAATGTTTGAAACGGAACTGCCCTATCCTATTAATATTGAATTAACTTGCATTGAACTTGAAAAAATGGGAATTGTTAAATGTTCTCCTGGTATGGGTATCGCCATGCTGGAAGTGGAAGGTAGGAATGTTACTATCTTTAAAAAAGGAAAAATAGTTGCCAGAAGAGTTAAAGATCAAGAAGATGCTCAAAAATTATTAATTAAAGTTTTACCCAAAATCAGGCGTTTTGTAAGTGAAATATAG
- a CDS encoding CBS domain-containing protein, with the protein MLVKDVMSDEIHYIKVPGNRTSALSLMRETNYSGVPVVKEGTMEVVGIVTRTDLVENPDEEQIALIMTRNPITTSPDEEVNVVATKMLENNIRRVPVVENGELVGIITSYDLVARALSQIEVNEPLESYMLKTTPTTWERTPLNIAFEIMRYFHLKVLFSLNNNGKLSGILTETDFINESEVVSESTVHNTSVGTEGDKWSWDSTNVLYVIKNHLKFSDKEVKDVATSEVVTATIRTTVSDCAKKMRQNNIEQVPIIDVEGELVGLVRANDLIKALTD; encoded by the coding sequence ATGCTAGTAAAGGACGTTATGTCTGATGAAATACACTATATTAAAGTACCGGGTAATAGAACCAGTGCTCTAAGTCTCATGAGGGAGACTAATTATTCTGGAGTGCCAGTGGTCAAAGAAGGCACTATGGAAGTGGTGGGTATTGTAACCCGGACAGATTTAGTTGAAAACCCTGACGAAGAACAAATAGCACTTATAATGACAAGAAATCCAATAACAACTTCTCCCGATGAAGAAGTAAATGTTGTTGCGACTAAAATGTTGGAAAATAATATTAGGAGAGTTCCAGTAGTTGAAAATGGGGAATTAGTAGGTATAATAACATCATATGATCTGGTGGCTCGAGCTTTATCTCAAATTGAGGTTAATGAGCCTCTGGAAAGCTATATGCTAAAAACCACACCTACTACCTGGGAGAGAACACCTCTAAATATAGCCTTTGAAATTATGCGGTACTTCCATTTAAAAGTTTTATTTTCACTTAATAATAATGGAAAATTATCAGGAATACTAACTGAAACGGATTTCATCAATGAAAGTGAAGTTGTTTCTGAAAGTACAGTACATAATACTTCTGTAGGGACCGAGGGCGATAAATGGTCATGGGATAGTACCAATGTATTATATGTTATAAAAAATCATCTTAAGTTTTCTGATAAAGAAGTTAAGGATGTGGCCACCTCTGAAGTTGTCACGGCTACCATTAGAACTACAGTTTCTGATTGTGCTAAGAAGATGAGGCAGAACAATATCGAACAGGTCCCTATAATTGATGTTGAAGGTGAACTGGTGGGTTTAGTAAGAGCCAACGATCTTATAAAAGCATTGACTGATTAA
- a CDS encoding PAS domain S-box protein codes for MPSNDYQEWDTLREKIIGLGERSIQKSYYPKLQEQLKELERFKTLLDHSNDAIFLIEVSSGKLMDVNQSAFKQLGYNYSDIIEINIWDLIINPDHKKLKKIFAISDNKKKSRWTLETEFIKKNGSIIPMEVSLNLVLFSGEKYSVMVARDITERLITEKALKKSEDYYRTIFENSSAGMIILEKDTTISLANSKIESLTHYSRKEIEGKKTIKDFISPEDREKIIKIHQKTRQDSFKVSEEYETDIMDREGNKKHVFITLASIPDTSKLLVSILDITDRKKAEEKIKSSLKEKEVLLQEIHHRVKNNLQIISSLLNLQSSNIRDPVDLEIFQESQYRIKSMALIHEQLYRSRDLASINFATYIKQIMSHLFHSYSFDNKNIKLNLELEDINLEIDTAIPCGLIVNEIVSNCLKHAFKGRDSGEIKIVFKEKKGLYHLTISDNGIGFLLKKMENSSSLGLKLVQMLVDQIEGELEIDSKMEVADSGTSFHINFQQVQYKKRI; via the coding sequence ATGCCTTCTAATGATTACCAGGAGTGGGATACCCTCCGGGAAAAAATTATTGGGTTAGGAGAACGTTCCATACAAAAAAGTTATTATCCCAAGTTACAGGAACAGTTAAAAGAATTGGAAAGGTTTAAAACTTTGCTTGATCACTCCAATGATGCCATATTTCTTATTGAAGTTAGTTCCGGGAAATTAATGGATGTGAACCAATCGGCATTTAAGCAATTAGGATACAATTATTCTGATATTATTGAAATTAATATTTGGGATTTAATTATTAACCCGGACCATAAAAAATTAAAAAAAATATTTGCCATCAGTGATAATAAAAAAAAATCCAGATGGACACTGGAAACAGAATTCATAAAAAAAAATGGCTCTATCATTCCCATGGAAGTAAGTTTAAATTTGGTACTTTTTAGTGGTGAAAAATATTCTGTGATGGTGGCCCGGGATATTACTGAACGATTAATTACAGAGAAAGCTCTTAAAAAATCAGAAGACTATTACCGAACTATATTTGAAAATTCAAGTGCCGGAATGATTATCCTGGAAAAAGATACCACCATATCTCTGGCTAATAGCAAAATAGAATCTCTTACCCATTATTCCCGAAAGGAGATTGAGGGGAAAAAAACTATTAAAGATTTCATATCCCCTGAAGATAGGGAAAAGATTATAAAAATCCACCAAAAAACACGTCAAGATTCGTTTAAAGTTTCTGAAGAGTATGAAACCGATATTATGGACCGTGAGGGAAACAAGAAGCATGTATTTATAACTTTAGCTTCTATTCCAGATACTAGTAAACTTCTAGTATCGATTTTAGATATTACTGATCGTAAAAAAGCAGAGGAAAAAATAAAAAGCTCCCTTAAAGAAAAAGAAGTTTTATTACAGGAAATCCATCACCGGGTCAAAAATAATCTGCAAATCATATCCAGCCTGCTTAATTTACAGTCATCTAATATCCGGGATCCTGTAGACTTAGAAATATTCCAGGAAAGTCAGTACCGGATTAAATCAATGGCTCTAATCCATGAGCAGCTTTACAGATCCCGTGATTTAGCCAGTATAAATTTTGCTACATATATAAAGCAAATCATGTCACATTTATTCCATTCCTACAGTTTTGATAATAAAAATATCAAATTGAATTTGGAACTGGAAGACATTAATCTGGAGATTGATACTGCAATTCCCTGTGGACTCATCGTCAATGAAATTGTGAGTAACTGCCTTAAACACGCATTTAAAGGCCGAGATAGTGGTGAAATAAAGATTGTATTTAAAGAAAAAAAAGGATTGTATCATTTAACCATATCCGATAATGGAATCGGATTTTTACTTAAAAAAATGGAAAATAGTTCATCTTTAGGTTTAAAACTGGTTCAAATGCTGGTTGATCAAATTGAAGGAGAACTGGAAATTGATAGTAAAATGGAAGTGGCTGATTCAGGAACTTCTTTTCATATAAATTTCCAGCAAGTGCAATACAAAAAGAGAATATGA
- a CDS encoding amidohydrolase family protein yields MLVIENGLVLWGENLDPQKANLIIEEGIIIEKTTRKVHSSHKIDATGCIVSPALVNAHVHIGDAVAMDVGDGKSIAEIVKPPHGLKHQILSNSSSDDLIQAMKKAMMEMLSTGTSTFVDYREGGLAGIKLLQEAGKDIPIHKIILGRDDIFFDNEASLTKVKKVARNLLKYCDGLAPSGFGEIREEVASIIAQECKKQGKISSIHVAEYEDVQDNSVKETGKSEVKRALDCGFKLLIHLNSPVSGDLREVSLKNVPVVSCPRSNGALAVGIPPLLDFQKYKINTLLGTDNLMFNSPNMFREMEYALKLTRGFYKSHFSPADILKMATANAAHALPIDSGFLDEGRLADLMIVKQLSSHPYLSLINRTESKNIICLIIKGNIIY; encoded by the coding sequence ATGCTGGTTATAGAAAATGGGCTGGTACTGTGGGGGGAAAATTTAGATCCTCAAAAGGCTAATCTGATTATTGAAGAGGGTATTATAATAGAAAAAACCACCAGAAAAGTCCATTCATCACATAAAATCGATGCGACAGGGTGCATTGTATCGCCTGCTTTAGTTAATGCTCATGTACATATTGGAGATGCGGTGGCAATGGATGTAGGGGATGGCAAAAGCATTGCAGAAATAGTTAAACCTCCGCATGGCCTTAAACATCAGATTTTATCTAATTCAAGCTCAGATGATCTCATTCAGGCCATGAAAAAAGCCATGATGGAAATGCTATCCACAGGAACATCTACTTTCGTTGATTATCGGGAGGGGGGGCTTGCTGGAATAAAACTTCTGCAAGAAGCAGGAAAAGATATCCCTATACATAAAATCATCCTGGGCAGGGATGATATCTTTTTTGATAATGAAGCAAGTTTAACAAAAGTTAAAAAAGTGGCCAGAAATTTATTAAAGTATTGTGATGGTCTGGCACCCAGTGGTTTTGGTGAAATAAGAGAAGAAGTGGCATCTATAATTGCCCAGGAATGCAAAAAGCAGGGTAAAATTTCTTCTATTCATGTTGCAGAATATGAAGATGTTCAGGATAATTCGGTGAAAGAAACCGGCAAAAGCGAGGTTAAAAGGGCTCTGGATTGCGGTTTTAAATTATTAATTCATTTAAATTCTCCAGTATCTGGGGATCTAAGAGAAGTTTCTTTAAAAAATGTCCCGGTGGTTTCATGTCCCCGTTCTAATGGGGCACTGGCAGTAGGTATTCCTCCTTTACTGGATTTTCAGAAATATAAAATAAACACCCTCCTGGGGACGGATAATTTAATGTTCAACTCCCCTAATATGTTTAGAGAGATGGAATATGCATTAAAATTAACCAGAGGCTTTTATAAATCTCATTTTTCCCCTGCAGATATTTTGAAAATGGCCACCGCAAATGCTGCCCATGCCTTGCCCATAGATTCCGGGTTTTTAGATGAAGGAAGATTAGCAGATTTAATGATAGTAAAACAGCTATCATCCCACCCATATCTGTCCCTTATAAATAGGACTGAATCGAAAAATATAATATGTCTGATAATAAAAGGTAACATAATATATTAG
- a CDS encoding TfuA-related McrA-glycine thioamidation protein: MPVSSLKIIVFTGPSLNSKEGMKILKADYRPPIKRGDVLEALKESPDIIAIIDGVFHQQPAVSHREIIEALNAGIMVVGGSSMGALRASELNDLGMIGIGYVYSQYKSGKIESDDDVAVVFSPENWEQLSDSLVSIDYNLKIACKKKIISKKHRDKILNTAKSIYYPHRTYKKIFKESKIESDVIRELSNFLDSHPCDIKQKDALEVLKYIKSL; encoded by the coding sequence ATGCCAGTTTCTTCTCTAAAAATCATAGTTTTTACCGGGCCCTCTCTAAATTCTAAGGAGGGGATGAAGATTCTCAAAGCGGATTACCGGCCACCAATAAAAAGGGGAGATGTTTTAGAAGCATTAAAAGAATCTCCAGATATTATAGCTATTATCGATGGAGTTTTTCACCAGCAGCCTGCTGTGTCCCATAGAGAAATAATAGAGGCCCTTAATGCCGGGATTATGGTGGTGGGGGGGTCCAGTATGGGTGCGCTTAGAGCATCGGAACTGAATGATTTGGGAATGATCGGCATAGGATATGTTTATTCCCAATATAAAAGTGGAAAAATAGAATCTGATGATGATGTGGCTGTGGTTTTTAGTCCAGAAAACTGGGAACAGTTATCAGATTCACTGGTAAGTATTGATTACAATCTAAAAATAGCCTGTAAAAAAAAAATTATATCTAAAAAACACAGGGATAAGATATTAAATACTGCAAAATCAATTTATTACCCTCATAGAACTTATAAAAAAATATTTAAAGAATCTAAAATTGAATCTGATGTTATAAGAGAACTTTCAAATTTTTTAGATAGTCACCCCTGTGATATTAAACAAAAAGATGCCTTAGAAGTCTTAAAATATATCAAATCATTATAA
- a CDS encoding site-2 protease family protein encodes MVKFSSREIRDIIISMLVIAAVFSYVLSGRNIEIATQYYFISLIGVGSGFVLHELAHKIMAIRYGFWAEYRLWIEGLFLALVTAYFGFVFAAPGAVYIHGTYIKDEENGKISLAGPVTNIILALFFFALIPLFPANSTVGAIAFLGYYVNSILALFNLIPFSVLDGAKIFRWNPLVWVLAAGIAFFMTFNAMFNII; translated from the coding sequence ATGGTAAAATTTAGTTCTAGAGAAATAAGAGATATAATCATTTCCATGCTGGTTATAGCAGCAGTGTTTTCATATGTCCTTTCCGGGAGAAATATTGAAATCGCAACTCAGTATTATTTTATAAGTTTAATTGGAGTAGGTTCTGGATTTGTACTCCATGAATTAGCCCATAAAATAATGGCCATTCGATATGGTTTCTGGGCAGAATATAGATTATGGATAGAAGGTTTATTCCTGGCTTTAGTTACTGCATATTTCGGATTTGTATTTGCCGCACCAGGAGCAGTTTATATCCATGGGACTTATATAAAAGACGAGGAGAATGGTAAAATATCACTGGCAGGACCAGTAACAAATATTATTCTGGCACTATTTTTCTTTGCCTTAATTCCCCTCTTCCCAGCCAATTCAACTGTGGGAGCCATAGCCTTTTTAGGCTACTACGTAAATAGCATTTTAGCACTCTTTAACCTGATACCATTCAGCGTGCTGGATGGTGCAAAAATATTTCGATGGAATCCTCTGGTATGGGTTTTAGCTGCAGGAATAGCTTTCTTCATGACATTTAATGCCATGTTTAATATAATCTAA